Proteins encoded together in one Temnothorax longispinosus isolate EJ_2023e chromosome 5, Tlon_JGU_v1, whole genome shotgun sequence window:
- the LOC139812547 gene encoding uncharacterized protein isoform X2: MTRRRTFIFVLGVCTGTLLLLFNNAVAEVTEASIASEKFESQKLSTPHGSTTILTRVSSSHQNGSFAENNGRDIELTNRKTHDTEDGSHDSVINGANQDGEKVDVSTHANSQAEKSSNDFESSSSDGNRKPRYGEIVESTGKSTSTKVVSEDLRLSRKNELTAATAKLSFNDSKQDSKNPEDDTLQESSNREKISNATKFVSPNPKEKVVNEKLIANVMETSESKEAGKEHSVKYEEENNVAANKQEIPTVRSIFSTTPKSTSEDTVRSDEKKDKIIKLEHKEVVSRKDKNTVLTDLKEELEDHTTEARDRELTTAHSEISLGFKKSANVGTTASEAFDLEKIDEKGHEGTVSLVNDTYVNYNHFYKTVTGKDPKTSTGNRSIDASESREKGDPKEEVEIVKNVTHLPVQRIVTITNDTARNDSHVSELSNQEGTAYAKKEGTSATDENHREQSVDSSISNATAKSTDGVEEWRSIGEPESQVKLPETMTQSARLEERTSSTPETTPSPVPQGRTIGFSGVNKFPNIEVKSTASTKRTVDEGSSVTQSLRNSTAKIDQRPYPYLKSNRESFQAITEASSKLKKEGGDVTEETSAYENTIGRGESEKKLVVTEPSVVIENSIQQHKSNKKNVNESTNSTTKSLFSSTPVTAIPIVSADVGSTNETLSEGFNSSAKVTDMKRSKSNENDTSGTKEAEKVITGKDEGYDVTGNGITEVSLMPDGKEAKSHSGEATESSTLHSTETNTSKTVSLNTDVQMEPEEAMMIRSTFVVTESTSMVPLDNDTTTEANKSKTSTTSTSAAEMNTIAATVLENSTELAPRTNVTLRSSSNVNQTTESPSVTLNPDESSIPTTTSVEFEFVSLTEAISSGINATERSVEGRTFEEQTTLSRATTIQDPSVTSNSTEDAVTTMKPEKSTELPVTTEGGTPTTDQVSGVHHADNETTRDPQDTPTTSESQSNRTEFTRSEVTVSVIDLTSVTAADATAASGVTEDPLKSIKDSSFNANITETSAPGATELPPNIGVATTTNVTKSPSATSTLEPIAPWNTAGFTESPEEEVTESIQTLSSDEITLLVKIIIEGTLHEVCPRLEDLKKALADVLRDGLDKPVESRQIIIRQNPCREQNSSPTPTEVSLIPILIYVVDEDNKFDAAMTKILPSLYKVSLNFPVRIHKFLLVSEADSGNAIAVVVVSSVAFICLVLLAGLLFIMRKRQTRFNYGERCRPVSLDAYSLDSVSAYNSVRRKGAARSSKRSYGNPTFEDSSAIPSHPLNFAGLSSFCNDVNAINEEFAGIPQVSAKIDELPPGAEVKNRYANVIPLPETRVPLQRLNNDALTEYINASYVRGPKNATKYYIACQAPIESTVTDFWRMIWEQQCKVIIMLTDLVENEVEKCTEYIPPSEVTDCHRLYGDFQVTLKKREAKEKYAISTLHLKNLENNTFREVFHIWYLWPVSGVQSDGTGLIAVLLEARALQRGGPGPIVVHCSPGTGRTGTLIALDLGIRQYEITRTVDVPRVVYTIRRDRAGAVQTKEQYAFIYKALNLYATKLAGGVLEST, from the exons ATGACGCGCAGAAGAACGTTTATCTTCGTATTGGGAGTATGTACAG GCACCTTACTACTACTCTTTAACAATGCAGTGGCGGAAGTTACGGAAGCATCGATCGCATCCGAGAAATTTGAGTCCCAAAAACTATCGACTCCCCATGGATCTACGACGATTCTAACCAGAGTCTCTTCGAGCCATCAAAATGGATCATTTGCCGAAAACAATGGAAGAGATATCGAGTTGACGAATCGAAAAACTCACGACACAGAAGATGGATCGCACGACAGTGTCATCAACGGCGCAAATCAGGATGGAGAAAAAGTCGATGTGTCAACACACGCGAATTCGCAGGCGGAAAAATCAAGCAATGATTTCGAAAGTTCATCGTCGGATGGAAACAGGAAGCCGCGGTACGGAGAGATCGTTGAAAGCACCGGGAAAAGCACCAGCACGAAAGTCGTCTCCGAAGATCTCAGACTCTCCAGGAAGAACGAACTAACTGCGGCGACCGCGAAACTGTCTTTCAACGATTCGAAACAGGACAGTAAGAACCCAGAGGATGACACGCTTCAAGAATCTTCCAATCGTGAAAAAATATCCAATGCGACCAAGTTCGTGTCGCCAAATCCGAAGGAAAAAGTTGTCAACGAGAAGTTAATTGCGAACGTTATGGAAACCTCGGAATCTAAAGAGGCGGGAAAGGAGCACTCCGTTAAatatgaagaagaaaataatgtagCTGCGAATAAACAAGAGATACCGACCGTCAGGTCTATCTTTTCGACGACTCCGAAATCGACGTCGGAAGACACCGTCAGATCCGACGAAAAGAAggacaaaattataaagctcGAGCATAAGGAAGTTGTTTCGAGAAAGGACAAGAATACAGTTTTGACTGACTTGAAAGAAGAACTGGAAGATCACACGACGGAGGCTCGTGATCGGGAATTAACCACAGCGCACAGTGAAATTTCCTTGGGATTTAAGAAGAGCGCGAATGTAGGAACGACGGCGTCTGAAGCATTCGATCTAGAGAAGATCGACGAAAAGGGACACGAAGGAACCGTCTCGTTAGTTAACGACACTTACGTGAACTACAATCACTTTTATAAGACTGTGACGGGGAAGGATCCCAAAACTAGCACGGGGAATCGTTCGATTGACGCGAGCGAATCGCGCGAGAAAGGCGACCCGAAAGAAGAGGTGGAGATCGTTAAGAACGTAACTCACCTGCCGGTACAGAGGATCGTGACTATCACGAACGATACAGCGAGGAACGATTCTCACGTTAGTGAACTGAGTAATCAAGAAGGAACCGCTTACGCGAAGAAAGAGGGGACTAGCGCGACAGATGAAAATCATCGTGAGCAAAGCGTAGATTCCTCCATTTCCAATGCAACCGCTAAGAGTACAGATGGTGTGGAAGAATGGAGATCAATAGGGGAGCCTGAGAGCCAGGTGAAGTTGCCCGAGACAATGACTCAGAGCGCGCGACTCGAAGAGCGTACCTCGTCCACTCCTGAAACCACTCCTAGTCCAGTTCCGCAAGGCAGAACTATCGGATTTTCCGGAGTCAATAAGTTTCCGAATATTGAAGTGAAATCTACAGCCTCGACGAAAAGGACCGTCGACGAGGGATCGTCGGTCACTCAAAGCCTGCGAAACAGCACGGCAAAAATAGATCAAAGACCTTATCCGTACCTAAAATCCAACAGGGAGTCGTTTCAGGCAATAACGGAGGCTAGTTCAAAACTGAAAAAGGAAGGTGGTGACGTTACGGAGGAAACTTCCGCTTACGAGAACACGATCGGGAGAGGGGAGTCCGAGAAGAAGCTCGTTGTCACGGAACCTTCGGTCGTGATCGAGAACAGCATCCAACAGCATAAGtcgaataagaaaaatgtaaacgaGTCCACGAATTCCACGACAAAGAGTCTCTTCTCTTCGACGCCGGTGACGGCGATTCCGATTGTCTCGGCCGATGTTGGATCAACGAACGAAACTTTGTCGGAAGGATTTAACAGCAGCGCGAAGGTGACGGATATGAAACGCTCGAAGTCGAACGAGAATGACACGTCGGGTACGAAAGAGGCGGAGAAAGTGATTACAGGCAAAGACGAAGGTTACGACGTGACTGGAAACGGAATAACGGAAGTGAGCCTGATGCCGGATGGCAAGGAAGCGAAATCACATTCCGGCGAAGCGACGGAATCGTCAACGTTGCACTCCACGGAAACGAATACGTCTAAAACAGTGTCTCTGAATACCGACGTTCAGATGGAACCGGAAGAAGCTATGATGATCCGCTCGACTTTCGTCGTTACCGAATCGACGAGCATGGTTCCCTTGGACAACGACACGACGACGGAAGCGAACAAGTCCAAAACTTCGACGACTTCGACGTCGGCGGCGGAGATGAATACGATCGCTGCGACGGTTCTCGAAAATTCCACGGAATTGGCGCCGAGGACAAACGTCACGCTGCGATCTTCATCGAATGTTAATCAAACCACCGAATCTCCCTCTGTCACGTTAAATCCCGACGAATCCTCAATCCCGACGACCACGTCCGTCGAGTTCGAGTTCGTCAGTCTCACGGAGGCGATATCTTCGGGAATTAACGCGACCGAGAGGAGCGTCGAAGGACGAACCTTCGAGGAGCAAACAACGCTTTCGAGGGCGACGACGATTCAAGATCCGTCCGTGACGAGCAATTCGACGGAGGACGCGGTCACTACGATGAAACCGGAAAAATCCACCGAACTTCCGGTGACGACCGAAGGCGGAACTCCGACGACGGATCAAGTGTCGGGTGTGCATCACGCGGACAACGAAACTACTAGAGATCCTCAAGATACTCCGACCACTTCTGAGAGCCAAAGTAATCGCACGGAGTTCACGAGGAGCGAAGTTACTGTAAGCGTTATCGATCTCACCAGCGTCACCGCCGCTGATGCCACGGCAGCCTCCGGCGTTACGGAGGATCCTCTAAAGTCTATAAAGGATTCAAGTTTCAATGCGAACATCACCGAGACGTCTGCTCCAGGCGCGACGGAACTTCCGCCGAACATAGGCGTCGCAACAACGACGAACGTCACAAAGAGCCCTTCGGCTACGAGTACTTTGGAGCCGATAGCACCCTGGAACACAGCGGGTTTCACGGAATCGCCTGAGGAGGAGGTAACGGAAAGTATTCAGACTCTGTCATCGGATGAAATCACGTTGCTAGTTAAAATAATCATCGAGGGCACCTTACACGAAGTCTGTCCTCGGCTGGAGGATCTAAAGAAGGCGCTCGCGGACGTCCTCAGAGACGGACTGGACAA GCCTGTGGAGTCGAGACAAATTATCATCCGTCAGAATCCTTGTCGCGAGCAGAACTCATCGCCGACACCCACAGAGGTTTCCTTAATCCCGATCCTGATTTACGTTGTCGACGAGGACAACAAGTTCGACGCCGCCATGACGAAGATTCTACCAAGTTTATACAAGGTGTCTCTCAACTTCCCAGTGAGA ATACACAAATTTCTTCTGGTATCGGAAGCGGATTCCGGTAACGCCATAGCGGTCGTCGTAGTCTCCTCCGTAGCCTTCATTTGCCTGGTTCTTTTAGCCGGCCTTCTG TTCATAATGAGAAAGAGGCAAACGAGGTTCAATTACGGTGAACGGTGCCGGCCGGTATCCTTGGACGCCTACAGCCTCGACAGCGTTTCGGCGTACAATAGCGTAAGGCGCAAAGGTGCGGCAAGATCCTCCAAGAGAAGTTACGGCAACCCGACTTTCGAAGATTCG AGCGCCATTCCCTCTCATCCCCTCAACTTCGCTGGGCTTTCATCTTTCTGTAACGACGTTAACGCAATCAACGAAGAGTTCGCGGGCATACCCCAGGTTTCGGCGAAAATAGACGAGCTGCCACCGGGCGCGGAGGTGAAGAACAGGTACGCAAATGTGATACCGCTTCCGGAGACGAGGGTACCGTTGCAGAGGCTGAACAATGACGCCTTGACCGAGTACATCAACGCTAGTTACGTGCGG GGGCCTAAGAACGCCACAAAGTACTATATCGCGTGCCAAGCGCCAATCGAGTCGACCGTTACCGACTTTTGGCGAATGATCTGGGAGCAACAGTGCAAGGTGATTATCATGCTGACCGATCTCGTCGAGAACGAAGTGGAGAAGTGTACAGAATACATTCCACCTTCGGAGGTAACGGACTGTCATCGGCTTTACGGTGACTTCCAAGTCACCCTGAAAAAGCGGGAAGCCAAGGAGAAATACGCTATCTCTACACTTCATCTGAAG AACCTGGAGAACAATACGTTCCGAGAGGTATTCCACATCTGGTACCTATGGCCGGTGAGTGGCGTCCAATCAGACGGTACAGGCCTAATAGCGGTGCTCCTCGAGGCGAGAGCACTCCAGCGAGGTGGCCCTGGGCCCATCGTGGTCCATTGTAGTCCTGGCACAGGCCGCACTGGCACGTTAATAGCCCTCGACCTAGGAATTAGACAATATGAAATTACGAGGACCGTGGATGTGCCGAGGGTCGTTTACACCATCAGGAGAGACCGGGCTGGCGCAGTTCAGACCAAGGAGCAATATGCTTTCATATACAAG GCACTAAACTTGTACGCGACAAAACTCGCCGGCGGCGTATTAGAGTCAACGTGA
- the LOC139812547 gene encoding uncharacterized protein isoform X1, translated as MTRRRTFIFVLGVCTGTLLLLFNNAVAEVTEASIASEKFESQKLSTPHGSTTILTRVSSSHQNGSFAENNGRDIELTNRKTHDTEDGSHDSVINGANQDGEKVDVSTHANSQAEKSSNDFESSSSDGNRKPRYGEIVESTGKSTSTKVVSEDLRLSRKNELTAATAKLSFNDSKQDSKNPEDDTLQESSNREKISNATKFVSPNPKEKVVNEKLIANVMETSESKEAGKEHSVKYEEENNVAANKQEIPTVRSIFSTTPKSTSEDTVRSDEKKDKIIKLEHKEVVSRKDKNTVLTDLKEELEDHTTEARDRELTTAHSEISLGFKKSANVGTTASEAFDLEKIDEKGHEGTVSLVNDTYVNYNHFYKTVTGKDPKTSTGNRSIDASESREKGDPKEEVEIVKNVTHLPVQRIVTITNDTARNDSHVSELSNQEGTAYAKKEGTSATDENHREQSVDSSISNATAKSTDGVEEWRSIGEPESQVKLPETMTQSARLEERTSSTPETTPSPVPQGRTIGFSGVNKFPNIEVKSTASTKRTVDEGSSVTQSLRNSTAKIDQRPYPYLKSNRESFQAITEASSKLKKEGGDVTEETSAYENTIGRGESEKKLVVTEPSVVIENSIQQHKSNKKNVNESTNSTTKSLFSSTPVTAIPIVSADVGSTNETLSEGFNSSAKVTDMKRSKSNENDTSGTKEAEKVITGKDEGYDVTGNGITEVSLMPDGKEAKSHSGEATESSTLHSTETNTSKTVSLNTDVQMEPEEAMMIRSTFVVTESTSMVPLDNDTTTEANKSKTSTTSTSAAEMNTIAATVLENSTELAPRTNVTLRSSSNVNQTTESPSVTLNPDESSIPTTTSVEFEFVSLTEAISSGINATERSVEGRTFEEQTTLSRATTIQDPSVTSNSTEDAVTTMKPEKSTELPVTTEGGTPTTDQVSGVHHADNETTRDPQDTPTTSESQSNRTEFTRSEVTVSVIDLTSVTAADATAASGVTEDPLKSIKDSSFNANITETSAPGATELPPNIGVATTTNVTKSPSATSTLEPIAPWNTAGFTESPEEEVTESIQTLSSDEITLLVKIIIEGTLHEVCPRLEDLKKALADVLRDGLDKPVESRQIIIRQNPCREQNSSPTPTEVSLIPILIYVVDEDNKFDAAMTKILPSLYKVSLNFPVRVIHSFQIHKFLLVSEADSGNAIAVVVVSSVAFICLVLLAGLLFIMRKRQTRFNYGERCRPVSLDAYSLDSVSAYNSVRRKGAARSSKRSYGNPTFEDSSAIPSHPLNFAGLSSFCNDVNAINEEFAGIPQVSAKIDELPPGAEVKNRYANVIPLPETRVPLQRLNNDALTEYINASYVRGPKNATKYYIACQAPIESTVTDFWRMIWEQQCKVIIMLTDLVENEVEKCTEYIPPSEVTDCHRLYGDFQVTLKKREAKEKYAISTLHLKNLENNTFREVFHIWYLWPVSGVQSDGTGLIAVLLEARALQRGGPGPIVVHCSPGTGRTGTLIALDLGIRQYEITRTVDVPRVVYTIRRDRAGAVQTKEQYAFIYKALNLYATKLAGGVLEST; from the exons ATGACGCGCAGAAGAACGTTTATCTTCGTATTGGGAGTATGTACAG GCACCTTACTACTACTCTTTAACAATGCAGTGGCGGAAGTTACGGAAGCATCGATCGCATCCGAGAAATTTGAGTCCCAAAAACTATCGACTCCCCATGGATCTACGACGATTCTAACCAGAGTCTCTTCGAGCCATCAAAATGGATCATTTGCCGAAAACAATGGAAGAGATATCGAGTTGACGAATCGAAAAACTCACGACACAGAAGATGGATCGCACGACAGTGTCATCAACGGCGCAAATCAGGATGGAGAAAAAGTCGATGTGTCAACACACGCGAATTCGCAGGCGGAAAAATCAAGCAATGATTTCGAAAGTTCATCGTCGGATGGAAACAGGAAGCCGCGGTACGGAGAGATCGTTGAAAGCACCGGGAAAAGCACCAGCACGAAAGTCGTCTCCGAAGATCTCAGACTCTCCAGGAAGAACGAACTAACTGCGGCGACCGCGAAACTGTCTTTCAACGATTCGAAACAGGACAGTAAGAACCCAGAGGATGACACGCTTCAAGAATCTTCCAATCGTGAAAAAATATCCAATGCGACCAAGTTCGTGTCGCCAAATCCGAAGGAAAAAGTTGTCAACGAGAAGTTAATTGCGAACGTTATGGAAACCTCGGAATCTAAAGAGGCGGGAAAGGAGCACTCCGTTAAatatgaagaagaaaataatgtagCTGCGAATAAACAAGAGATACCGACCGTCAGGTCTATCTTTTCGACGACTCCGAAATCGACGTCGGAAGACACCGTCAGATCCGACGAAAAGAAggacaaaattataaagctcGAGCATAAGGAAGTTGTTTCGAGAAAGGACAAGAATACAGTTTTGACTGACTTGAAAGAAGAACTGGAAGATCACACGACGGAGGCTCGTGATCGGGAATTAACCACAGCGCACAGTGAAATTTCCTTGGGATTTAAGAAGAGCGCGAATGTAGGAACGACGGCGTCTGAAGCATTCGATCTAGAGAAGATCGACGAAAAGGGACACGAAGGAACCGTCTCGTTAGTTAACGACACTTACGTGAACTACAATCACTTTTATAAGACTGTGACGGGGAAGGATCCCAAAACTAGCACGGGGAATCGTTCGATTGACGCGAGCGAATCGCGCGAGAAAGGCGACCCGAAAGAAGAGGTGGAGATCGTTAAGAACGTAACTCACCTGCCGGTACAGAGGATCGTGACTATCACGAACGATACAGCGAGGAACGATTCTCACGTTAGTGAACTGAGTAATCAAGAAGGAACCGCTTACGCGAAGAAAGAGGGGACTAGCGCGACAGATGAAAATCATCGTGAGCAAAGCGTAGATTCCTCCATTTCCAATGCAACCGCTAAGAGTACAGATGGTGTGGAAGAATGGAGATCAATAGGGGAGCCTGAGAGCCAGGTGAAGTTGCCCGAGACAATGACTCAGAGCGCGCGACTCGAAGAGCGTACCTCGTCCACTCCTGAAACCACTCCTAGTCCAGTTCCGCAAGGCAGAACTATCGGATTTTCCGGAGTCAATAAGTTTCCGAATATTGAAGTGAAATCTACAGCCTCGACGAAAAGGACCGTCGACGAGGGATCGTCGGTCACTCAAAGCCTGCGAAACAGCACGGCAAAAATAGATCAAAGACCTTATCCGTACCTAAAATCCAACAGGGAGTCGTTTCAGGCAATAACGGAGGCTAGTTCAAAACTGAAAAAGGAAGGTGGTGACGTTACGGAGGAAACTTCCGCTTACGAGAACACGATCGGGAGAGGGGAGTCCGAGAAGAAGCTCGTTGTCACGGAACCTTCGGTCGTGATCGAGAACAGCATCCAACAGCATAAGtcgaataagaaaaatgtaaacgaGTCCACGAATTCCACGACAAAGAGTCTCTTCTCTTCGACGCCGGTGACGGCGATTCCGATTGTCTCGGCCGATGTTGGATCAACGAACGAAACTTTGTCGGAAGGATTTAACAGCAGCGCGAAGGTGACGGATATGAAACGCTCGAAGTCGAACGAGAATGACACGTCGGGTACGAAAGAGGCGGAGAAAGTGATTACAGGCAAAGACGAAGGTTACGACGTGACTGGAAACGGAATAACGGAAGTGAGCCTGATGCCGGATGGCAAGGAAGCGAAATCACATTCCGGCGAAGCGACGGAATCGTCAACGTTGCACTCCACGGAAACGAATACGTCTAAAACAGTGTCTCTGAATACCGACGTTCAGATGGAACCGGAAGAAGCTATGATGATCCGCTCGACTTTCGTCGTTACCGAATCGACGAGCATGGTTCCCTTGGACAACGACACGACGACGGAAGCGAACAAGTCCAAAACTTCGACGACTTCGACGTCGGCGGCGGAGATGAATACGATCGCTGCGACGGTTCTCGAAAATTCCACGGAATTGGCGCCGAGGACAAACGTCACGCTGCGATCTTCATCGAATGTTAATCAAACCACCGAATCTCCCTCTGTCACGTTAAATCCCGACGAATCCTCAATCCCGACGACCACGTCCGTCGAGTTCGAGTTCGTCAGTCTCACGGAGGCGATATCTTCGGGAATTAACGCGACCGAGAGGAGCGTCGAAGGACGAACCTTCGAGGAGCAAACAACGCTTTCGAGGGCGACGACGATTCAAGATCCGTCCGTGACGAGCAATTCGACGGAGGACGCGGTCACTACGATGAAACCGGAAAAATCCACCGAACTTCCGGTGACGACCGAAGGCGGAACTCCGACGACGGATCAAGTGTCGGGTGTGCATCACGCGGACAACGAAACTACTAGAGATCCTCAAGATACTCCGACCACTTCTGAGAGCCAAAGTAATCGCACGGAGTTCACGAGGAGCGAAGTTACTGTAAGCGTTATCGATCTCACCAGCGTCACCGCCGCTGATGCCACGGCAGCCTCCGGCGTTACGGAGGATCCTCTAAAGTCTATAAAGGATTCAAGTTTCAATGCGAACATCACCGAGACGTCTGCTCCAGGCGCGACGGAACTTCCGCCGAACATAGGCGTCGCAACAACGACGAACGTCACAAAGAGCCCTTCGGCTACGAGTACTTTGGAGCCGATAGCACCCTGGAACACAGCGGGTTTCACGGAATCGCCTGAGGAGGAGGTAACGGAAAGTATTCAGACTCTGTCATCGGATGAAATCACGTTGCTAGTTAAAATAATCATCGAGGGCACCTTACACGAAGTCTGTCCTCGGCTGGAGGATCTAAAGAAGGCGCTCGCGGACGTCCTCAGAGACGGACTGGACAA GCCTGTGGAGTCGAGACAAATTATCATCCGTCAGAATCCTTGTCGCGAGCAGAACTCATCGCCGACACCCACAGAGGTTTCCTTAATCCCGATCCTGATTTACGTTGTCGACGAGGACAACAAGTTCGACGCCGCCATGACGAAGATTCTACCAAGTTTATACAAGGTGTCTCTCAACTTCCCAGTGAGA GTTATTCATTCTTTCCAGATACACAAATTTCTTCTGGTATCGGAAGCGGATTCCGGTAACGCCATAGCGGTCGTCGTAGTCTCCTCCGTAGCCTTCATTTGCCTGGTTCTTTTAGCCGGCCTTCTG TTCATAATGAGAAAGAGGCAAACGAGGTTCAATTACGGTGAACGGTGCCGGCCGGTATCCTTGGACGCCTACAGCCTCGACAGCGTTTCGGCGTACAATAGCGTAAGGCGCAAAGGTGCGGCAAGATCCTCCAAGAGAAGTTACGGCAACCCGACTTTCGAAGATTCG AGCGCCATTCCCTCTCATCCCCTCAACTTCGCTGGGCTTTCATCTTTCTGTAACGACGTTAACGCAATCAACGAAGAGTTCGCGGGCATACCCCAGGTTTCGGCGAAAATAGACGAGCTGCCACCGGGCGCGGAGGTGAAGAACAGGTACGCAAATGTGATACCGCTTCCGGAGACGAGGGTACCGTTGCAGAGGCTGAACAATGACGCCTTGACCGAGTACATCAACGCTAGTTACGTGCGG GGGCCTAAGAACGCCACAAAGTACTATATCGCGTGCCAAGCGCCAATCGAGTCGACCGTTACCGACTTTTGGCGAATGATCTGGGAGCAACAGTGCAAGGTGATTATCATGCTGACCGATCTCGTCGAGAACGAAGTGGAGAAGTGTACAGAATACATTCCACCTTCGGAGGTAACGGACTGTCATCGGCTTTACGGTGACTTCCAAGTCACCCTGAAAAAGCGGGAAGCCAAGGAGAAATACGCTATCTCTACACTTCATCTGAAG AACCTGGAGAACAATACGTTCCGAGAGGTATTCCACATCTGGTACCTATGGCCGGTGAGTGGCGTCCAATCAGACGGTACAGGCCTAATAGCGGTGCTCCTCGAGGCGAGAGCACTCCAGCGAGGTGGCCCTGGGCCCATCGTGGTCCATTGTAGTCCTGGCACAGGCCGCACTGGCACGTTAATAGCCCTCGACCTAGGAATTAGACAATATGAAATTACGAGGACCGTGGATGTGCCGAGGGTCGTTTACACCATCAGGAGAGACCGGGCTGGCGCAGTTCAGACCAAGGAGCAATATGCTTTCATATACAAG GCACTAAACTTGTACGCGACAAAACTCGCCGGCGGCGTATTAGAGTCAACGTGA